One genomic window of Vicia villosa cultivar HV-30 ecotype Madison, WI unplaced genomic scaffold, Vvil1.0 ctg.002617F_1_1, whole genome shotgun sequence includes the following:
- the LOC131639404 gene encoding potassium transporter 11-like isoform X1 yields the protein MTSGLENDEEKNANKGTMWDMERKLDQPMDEEAGKLKNMYREKKFSSWLVIRLAYQSLGVVYGDLGTSPLYVFYNTFPHGVDDPEDVIGALSLIIYSLTLVPLLKYVFIVLRANDNGQGGTLALYSLLCRHANIKTIPNQHRTDEDLTTYSRTTIHERSFAAKTQRWLEGNFMKHALLILVLVGTCMVIGDGILTPAISGLFSVSTIFLFHLFVLFLETQAFCFIYPMKFSDVVLSAAGGIRVNKPEIDNRVIVIIAVIILVGLFSVQHYGTDRVGWLFAPIVLVWLLLIGGIGIYNIRRFGGGVLRAFSPLYMYRYIRNGKKESWLSLGGILLSITGTEALFADLANYPVSSVQLAFTLLVFPCLLLAYSGQAAYLVNNLHHSQDVFYRSIPDKIYWPVFIIATIAAIVASQATITATFSIIKQALAHGCFPRVKVVHTSKKFLGQIYIPDINWMLMVLCIAVTAGFKNQSQIGNAYGTAVVLVMLVTTLLMILVMILVWHCHWILVIAFTGSSLLVECTYFSAVLFKVDQGGWAPLAIAGVFLVIMYVWHYGTLKRYEFELHSKVSMAWILGLGPSLGLVRVPGIGLVYTELASGVPHIFSHFITNLPAIHSVVVFVCVKYLPVYTVPEDERFLVKRIGPKNFHIFRCVARYGYKDLHKKDDSFEKKLFHNLFMFVRLESMMEDCSDSEYSICEQQNEQSINNGNTNSVRKGDLTISSVDSIVPARSPHVTFQSSSPSNEVDEYEFLTNSREAGVVHILGNTVVIASRDSRFYKKIAVDYIYAFLRKICRENSVIFNIPHESLLNVGQVFYV from the exons ATGACTTCGGGGTTGGAAAATGATGAAGAGAAGAATGCTAACAAAGGTACTATGTGGGATATGGAGCGAAAACTTGATCAACCGATGGACGAGGAAGCAGGAAAGCTCAAAAATATGTATAGAGAAaaa AAGTTTTCTTCATGGTTGGTTATTCGGCTTGCATATCAGAGTCTCGGTGTAGTTTATGGAGATTTGGGAACTTCTCCGTTGTACGTTTTCTATAACACGTTTCCTCACGGAGTTGATGATCCAGAGGATGTGATCGGAGCTCTTTCGTTGATCATTTACTCGCTTACTCTTGTCCCGTTGCTCAAATATGTTTTTATTGTGTTACGAGCGAATGACAATGGTCAAG GTGGAACACTGGCTTTATATTCCTTGCTCTGTCGACATGCGAATATAAAAACCATTCCCAACCAGCATCGCACGGATGAAGATTTAACAACATATAGCCGGACTACAATCCATGAAAGGTCGTTTGCTGCGAAAACGCAAAGATGGTTAGAGGGAAATTTTATGAAACATGCCCTTCTTATTCTTGTCCTTGTTGGTACCTGCATGGTGATTGGAGATGGTATTCTTACTCCGGCTATATCTGGTTTGTTTTCTGTCTCAACGATCTTCTTGTTCCATTTATTTGTCTTGTTTCTTGAAACGCAAGCTTTCTGTTTTATTTATCCGATGAAATTTTCCGATGTAGTTTTATCTGCTGCTGGTGGCATTAGAGTAAACAAACCTGAAATCGATAACA GAGTAATTGTGATTATTGCTGTTATAATATTAGTTGGGCTATTCAGCGTGCAACATTACGGTACAGATAGAGTTGGTTGGCTCTTCGCTCCAATCGTTCTGGTTTGGTTACTCCTAATTGGAGGCATAGGTATATACAACATTCGTAGATTCGGTGGCGGAGTCCTGAGAGCCTTTTCGCCTCTCTATATGTATCGGTATATAAGAAACGGAAAAAAAGAGAGTTGGCTTTCCCTTGGAGGCATCTTGCTCAGCATAACCG GGACAGAAGCTCTTTTTGCCGACTTAGCCAATTATCCAGTCTCATCGGTACAACTTGCATTTACTCTTCTTGTGTTTCCTTGTCTTCTTTTAGCGTATTCTGGACAGGCGGCTTATCTGGTGAATAACTTGCATCATTCACAAGATGTTTTTTATCGCTCTATTCCAG ATAAAATATACTGGCCAGTATTTATTATTGCAACAATAGCAGCAATAGTTGCAAGCCAGGCGACAATAACAGCAACCTTTtcaatcattaagcaagctcTTGCTCATGGCTGTTTCCCAAGAGTCAAAGTCGTACATACATCGAAAAAGTTCCTTGGCCAGATATATATCCCGGATATCAATTGGATGCTTATGGTTCTTTGTATTGCTGTTACTGCTGGCTTTAAAAATCAAAGTCAGATTGGAAATGCATATG GCACTGCAGTTGTGTTAGTCATGTTGGTTACAACACTGCTGATGATTTTGGTCATGATATTAGTTTGGCACTGTCATTGGATTCTTGTGATTGCGTTTACTGGCTCATCATTGCTTGTCGAATGCACATACTTTTCTGCTGTACTCTTCAAAGTCGATCAAGGTGGGTGGGCGCCACTTGCAATTGCTGGAGTATTTCTGGTTATTATGTATGTCTGGCATTATGGTACACTGAAGCGTTACGAGTTTGAATTGCATAGTAAAGTCTCAATGGCATGGATTCTCGGTCTCGGTCCCAGTTTAGGACTAGTTCGTGTCCCCGGAATCGGCCTAGTCTACACAGAACTCGCAAGTGGAGTTCCCCACATATTTTCTCATTTTATTACCAACCTACCAGCCATTCATTCCGTTGTTGTTTTCGTCTGTGTGAAATATCTTCCCGTCTACACTGTCCCGGAAGACGAACGGTTCCTTGTCAAGCGTATCGGACCAAAGAACTTCCACATTTTTCGATGTGTGGCGCGGTATGGATATAAAGACCTGCATAAGAAAGACGACAGTTTTGAGAAGAAACTCTTTCACAACCTTTTCATGTTTGTTCGACTTGAATCCATGATGGAAGATTGCTCTGATTCGGAATACAGTATATGCGAACAGCAAAACGAACAGTCGATTAACAATGGGAACACAAACTCAGTGAGAAAAGGGGATTTAACAATTTCATCTGTTGACTCAATAGTTCCTGCAAGATCGCCGCATGTTACTTTTCAATCATCTAGCCCTAGCAATGAGGTTGATGAATATGAATTTTTAACCAACTCTAGAGAAGCTGGTGTTGTTCACATACTAGGAAACACAGTTGTGATTGCTAGTAGGGATTCGAGATTCTACAAGAAAATAGCAGTTGATTATATATATGCATTTCTTAGAAAGATATGCAGGGAAAATAGTGTGATCTTCAATATTCCTCATGAGAGTCTCTTAAATGTTGGTCAAGTTTTCTATGTATAG
- the LOC131639404 gene encoding potassium transporter 10-like isoform X2: MTSGLENDEEKNANKGTMWDMERKLDQPMDEEAGKLKNMYREKKFSSWLVIRLAYQSLGVVYGDLGTSPLYVFYNTFPHGVDDPEDVIGALSLIIYSLTLVPLLKYVFIVLRANDNGQGGTLALYSLLCRHANIKTIPNQHRTDEDLTTYSRTTIHERSFAAKTQRWLEGNFMKHALLILVLVGTCMVIGDGILTPAISVLSAAGGIRVNKPEIDNRVIVIIAVIILVGLFSVQHYGTDRVGWLFAPIVLVWLLLIGGIGIYNIRRFGGGVLRAFSPLYMYRYIRNGKKESWLSLGGILLSITGTEALFADLANYPVSSVQLAFTLLVFPCLLLAYSGQAAYLVNNLHHSQDVFYRSIPDKIYWPVFIIATIAAIVASQATITATFSIIKQALAHGCFPRVKVVHTSKKFLGQIYIPDINWMLMVLCIAVTAGFKNQSQIGNAYGTAVVLVMLVTTLLMILVMILVWHCHWILVIAFTGSSLLVECTYFSAVLFKVDQGGWAPLAIAGVFLVIMYVWHYGTLKRYEFELHSKVSMAWILGLGPSLGLVRVPGIGLVYTELASGVPHIFSHFITNLPAIHSVVVFVCVKYLPVYTVPEDERFLVKRIGPKNFHIFRCVARYGYKDLHKKDDSFEKKLFHNLFMFVRLESMMEDCSDSEYSICEQQNEQSINNGNTNSVRKGDLTISSVDSIVPARSPHVTFQSSSPSNEVDEYEFLTNSREAGVVHILGNTVVIASRDSRFYKKIAVDYIYAFLRKICRENSVIFNIPHESLLNVGQVFYV, translated from the exons ATGACTTCGGGGTTGGAAAATGATGAAGAGAAGAATGCTAACAAAGGTACTATGTGGGATATGGAGCGAAAACTTGATCAACCGATGGACGAGGAAGCAGGAAAGCTCAAAAATATGTATAGAGAAaaa AAGTTTTCTTCATGGTTGGTTATTCGGCTTGCATATCAGAGTCTCGGTGTAGTTTATGGAGATTTGGGAACTTCTCCGTTGTACGTTTTCTATAACACGTTTCCTCACGGAGTTGATGATCCAGAGGATGTGATCGGAGCTCTTTCGTTGATCATTTACTCGCTTACTCTTGTCCCGTTGCTCAAATATGTTTTTATTGTGTTACGAGCGAATGACAATGGTCAAG GTGGAACACTGGCTTTATATTCCTTGCTCTGTCGACATGCGAATATAAAAACCATTCCCAACCAGCATCGCACGGATGAAGATTTAACAACATATAGCCGGACTACAATCCATGAAAGGTCGTTTGCTGCGAAAACGCAAAGATGGTTAGAGGGAAATTTTATGAAACATGCCCTTCTTATTCTTGTCCTTGTTGGTACCTGCATGGTGATTGGAGATGGTATTCTTACTCCGGCTATATCTG TTTTATCTGCTGCTGGTGGCATTAGAGTAAACAAACCTGAAATCGATAACA GAGTAATTGTGATTATTGCTGTTATAATATTAGTTGGGCTATTCAGCGTGCAACATTACGGTACAGATAGAGTTGGTTGGCTCTTCGCTCCAATCGTTCTGGTTTGGTTACTCCTAATTGGAGGCATAGGTATATACAACATTCGTAGATTCGGTGGCGGAGTCCTGAGAGCCTTTTCGCCTCTCTATATGTATCGGTATATAAGAAACGGAAAAAAAGAGAGTTGGCTTTCCCTTGGAGGCATCTTGCTCAGCATAACCG GGACAGAAGCTCTTTTTGCCGACTTAGCCAATTATCCAGTCTCATCGGTACAACTTGCATTTACTCTTCTTGTGTTTCCTTGTCTTCTTTTAGCGTATTCTGGACAGGCGGCTTATCTGGTGAATAACTTGCATCATTCACAAGATGTTTTTTATCGCTCTATTCCAG ATAAAATATACTGGCCAGTATTTATTATTGCAACAATAGCAGCAATAGTTGCAAGCCAGGCGACAATAACAGCAACCTTTtcaatcattaagcaagctcTTGCTCATGGCTGTTTCCCAAGAGTCAAAGTCGTACATACATCGAAAAAGTTCCTTGGCCAGATATATATCCCGGATATCAATTGGATGCTTATGGTTCTTTGTATTGCTGTTACTGCTGGCTTTAAAAATCAAAGTCAGATTGGAAATGCATATG GCACTGCAGTTGTGTTAGTCATGTTGGTTACAACACTGCTGATGATTTTGGTCATGATATTAGTTTGGCACTGTCATTGGATTCTTGTGATTGCGTTTACTGGCTCATCATTGCTTGTCGAATGCACATACTTTTCTGCTGTACTCTTCAAAGTCGATCAAGGTGGGTGGGCGCCACTTGCAATTGCTGGAGTATTTCTGGTTATTATGTATGTCTGGCATTATGGTACACTGAAGCGTTACGAGTTTGAATTGCATAGTAAAGTCTCAATGGCATGGATTCTCGGTCTCGGTCCCAGTTTAGGACTAGTTCGTGTCCCCGGAATCGGCCTAGTCTACACAGAACTCGCAAGTGGAGTTCCCCACATATTTTCTCATTTTATTACCAACCTACCAGCCATTCATTCCGTTGTTGTTTTCGTCTGTGTGAAATATCTTCCCGTCTACACTGTCCCGGAAGACGAACGGTTCCTTGTCAAGCGTATCGGACCAAAGAACTTCCACATTTTTCGATGTGTGGCGCGGTATGGATATAAAGACCTGCATAAGAAAGACGACAGTTTTGAGAAGAAACTCTTTCACAACCTTTTCATGTTTGTTCGACTTGAATCCATGATGGAAGATTGCTCTGATTCGGAATACAGTATATGCGAACAGCAAAACGAACAGTCGATTAACAATGGGAACACAAACTCAGTGAGAAAAGGGGATTTAACAATTTCATCTGTTGACTCAATAGTTCCTGCAAGATCGCCGCATGTTACTTTTCAATCATCTAGCCCTAGCAATGAGGTTGATGAATATGAATTTTTAACCAACTCTAGAGAAGCTGGTGTTGTTCACATACTAGGAAACACAGTTGTGATTGCTAGTAGGGATTCGAGATTCTACAAGAAAATAGCAGTTGATTATATATATGCATTTCTTAGAAAGATATGCAGGGAAAATAGTGTGATCTTCAATATTCCTCATGAGAGTCTCTTAAATGTTGGTCAAGTTTTCTATGTATAG
- the LOC131639414 gene encoding ATP-dependent zinc metalloprotease FTSH 2, chloroplastic-like: MAASLTCLVGSSLSTHGNRVNIHQDINGRHIFFSSRQSLLSRASKTMLVKASLDQREHEGRRGFLKLLNLTVGLPALLGSTKAYADEQGVSSSRMSYSRFLEYLDKDRVKKVDLYENGTIAIVEAISPELGNRVQRVRVQLPGLSQELLQKFRRKSINFAAHNAEEESDSLLSNLIGNLAIPVIVIGGLFLLSRRASGGTGGPGSGLPFAFGQSKAKFQMEPNTGVTFDDVAGVDEAKQDFVEVVEFLKKPERFTAIGARIPKGVLLVGPPGTGKTLLAKAIAGEAGVPFFSISGSEFVEMFVGIGASRVRDLFKKAKENAPCIVFVDEIDAVGRQRGAGIGGGNDEREQTLNQLLTEMDGFEGNTGIIVIAATNRADILDSALLRPGRFDRQVSVDIPDIRGRTEILKVHGSNKKFDADVSLEVVAMRTPGFSGADLANLLNEAAILTGRRGKTEISSKEIDDSIDRIVAGMEGTVMTDGKSKNLVAYHEVGHAICGTLTPGHDPVQKVTLVPRGQARGLTWFIPSDDPTLISKQQLFARIVGGLGGRAAEEIIFGEPEVTTGAAGDLQQITSLAKQMVIAFGMSDIGPWSLMDGSGQNADVIMRMMARNSMSEKLAEDIDFAIKRLSDEAYEIALKHIRNNREAIDKIVEVLLEKETITGDEFRTLLSEFVEIPPENVVSPSTPSPVSV; this comes from the exons ATGGCAGCATCATTGACATGCCTTGTTGGGAGTAGTTTATCTACACACGGTAATAGAGTAAATATTCACCAAGACATAAATGGAAGACATATCTTCTTTTCTTCGAGACAATCATTGTTGAGCAGAGCATCAAAAACAATGTTAGTCAAGGCATCTTTGGATCAAAGGGAACATGAAGGGAGAAGAGGATTTCTGAAATTATTGAACCTGACAGTTGGTTTACCCGCATTATTAGGAAGCACAAAAGCTTATGCAGATGAACAAGGGGTTTCGTCCTCCAGAATGTCTTATTCTAGGTTTCTCGAGTATTTAGACAAAGACAGGGTTAAAAAAGTTGATCTATATGAGAATGGAACTATAGCTATTGTAGAGGCTATTTCTCCCGAGTTAGGTAATAGGGTGCAGCGGGTGCGAGTTCAACTTCCTGGACTTAGCCAAGAACTCCTTCAGAAATTCAGGCGAAAGAGCATCAACTTTGCAGCTCATAATGCCGAAGAAGAGTCAGATTCCTTACTTTCAAACCTGATTGGAAATTTGGCTATCCCTGTAATTGTGATTGGAGGACTGTTCCTTCTCTCACGACGGGCATCTGGAGGAACGGGTGGTCCCGGGTCTGGCCTTCCTTTTGCTTTTGGTCAATCCAAAGCCAAATTTCAAATGGAACCGAATACCGGAGTTACATTTGATGATGTTGCGGGGGTAGATGAAGCCAAGCAGGATTTTGTGGAGGTAGTGGAGTTTCTAAAAAAGCCTGAGAGGTTCACTGCTATTGGAGCTCGCATACCAAAAGGAGTTCTTCTTGTTGGTCCACCGGGGACTGGGAAGACTTTATTAGCCAAGGCTATTGCTGGTGAAGCGGGTGTCCCGTTTTTCTCAATCTCTGGTTCTGAGTTTGTTGAGATGTTTGTTGGTATTGGTGCTTCTCGAGTTCGTGATTTATTCAAGAAGGCCAAAGAGAATGCTCCTTGTATTGTTTTTGTTGACGAAATTGATGCTGTGGGGAGGCAACGGGGTGCTGGAATTGGTGGAGGGAATGATGAAAGGGAACAGACCCTCAACCAACTTTTGACAGAAATGGATGGATTTGAGGGTAATACTGGAATCATTGTCATTGCAGCAACCAACAGGGCTGACATTCTTGATTCCGCTTTATTAAGACCGGGACGGTTTGATAGACAG GTATCAGTTGACATTCCAGACATTCGGGGAAGGACTGAAATACTAAAGGTTCATGGTAGCAATAAAAAGTTCGACGCTGATGTTTCTCTCGAGGTAGTTGCAATGAGAACACCTGGCTTTAGTGGAGCTGATCTTGCAAACCTCTTGAATGAAGCTGCTATATTAACTGGTCGGCGTGGAAAGACGGAAATTTCATCAAAAGAGATTGATGATTCTATTGATAGGATTGTGGCTGGAATGGAAGGAACAGTGATGACAGATGGGAAGAGCAAGAATTTGGTGGCATATCATGAAGTTGGGCATGCCATTTGTGG AACTTTGACTCCTGGTCATGATCCTGTACAAAAGGTAACCCTTGTTCCTCGTGGGCAAGCTCGGGGTCTCACTTGGTTCATTCCTTCTGATGACCCAACACTAATCTCCAAACAACAACTCTTTGCAAGAATTGTTGGTGGACTCGGCGGAAGAGCAGCAGAGGAAATTATTTTCGGTGAGCCCGAGGTTACAACTGGAGCAGCTGGTGATTTGCAGCAAATAACTAGTTTGGCTAAACAG ATGGTAATCGCATTTGGAATGTCCGACATTGGTCCTTGGTCGCTTATGGACGGCTCAGGTCAAAATGCAGACGTCATCATGAGAATGATGGCTAGAAACTCAATGTCAGAAAAGCTTGCTGAAGACATTGATTTTGCTATCAAGAGGCTCTCAGATGAAGCATATGAAATTGCATTGAAGCATATAAGGAACAACCGTGAGGCCATCGATAAAATTGTGGAAGTCCTACTGGAAAAAGAGACAATTACCGGAGACGAATTCAGAACTCTCCTCTCGGAATTCGTTGAAATCCCACCCGAAAATGTGGTCTCTCCTTCAACTCCCTCACCAGTTTCTGTTTGA